In Ignavibacteria bacterium, a single genomic region encodes these proteins:
- a CDS encoding ribonuclease HII has protein sequence MLFCGIDEAGRGPLAGPVVVAAVIISSFKKIEGVKDSKRISERKRNFLFEKIIADAIEYKISIIDNKTIDDLNILQSTMLGIEECIRNLILKPDKFIIDGNYLKLRNDYHKCINYETIIKGDDKFYEISCASIIAKVTRDRIMKNYDTMYPVYGFCSNKGYGTDKHINAIKKHGLCPIHRKSFLKNIMLA, from the coding sequence ATGTTATTTTGCGGAATTGATGAGGCGGGCAGAGGACCACTGGCAGGTCCAGTTGTAGTTGCTGCAGTTATAATATCTTCGTTTAAAAAGATTGAAGGTGTGAAGGATTCAAAGAGAATATCGGAAAGAAAACGGAATTTTCTCTTTGAAAAAATAATTGCGGATGCTATTGAGTATAAAATAAGCATTATCGATAACAAAACTATTGATGACTTGAACATACTTCAATCGACGATGCTTGGGATAGAAGAATGTATAAGAAATCTGATTTTAAAGCCCGATAAATTTATTATTGACGGAAATTACTTAAAGCTTAGAAATGATTATCATAAATGTATTAATTATGAAACTATAATTAAAGGGGATGATAAATTTTATGAAATTTCTTGTGCTTCAATTATTGCAAAAGTTACAAGAGATAGAATAATGAAAAATTATGATACAATGTATCCAGTTTATGGATTTTGTTCGAATAAAGGTTACGGAACTGACAAACATATAAACGCCATAAAGAAACACGGATTATGTCCGATTCATAGAAAAAGTTTTCTTAAGAATATAATGCTTGCTTAA
- a CDS encoding isocitrate/isopropylmalate dehydrogenase family protein: protein MAKYKIAYLPGDGIGVEVLEASKIVLEKTGFAAEYIHGDIGWEFWCKEGDAFPERTIELLKNVDAALFGAITSKPVKAAASELVPELQNKGLVYRSPIVRMRQMFDLYTCLRPCKGYDGNPLNYKDNIDLVVFRENTEGMYSGVEFNPVPAELSQLLTKISKPFAPFKDLAPDQFAISCKINTKKSSERIIRAAFEFAKKFNRKKVTVVHKSNVVRATDGLFLDMAKEVRKDFPEIAMDDANIDAITMWLLKNPHNYDVLVAPNLFGDIISDLCAQMVGGLGFGCSGNMGEKLAVFEPTHGSAPKYAGLYKVNPIATILSAKMMLDWLGEKELGDKIEKATAEVIKEGKVKTYDMGGSNTTIEMAQAIADKIK, encoded by the coding sequence ATGGCAAAATACAAAATTGCTTATCTGCCAGGTGATGGCATAGGTGTTGAAGTTCTTGAAGCTTCAAAAATAGTATTAGAAAAGACAGGATTTGCTGCGGAATACATACACGGTGACATCGGGTGGGAATTTTGGTGCAAAGAAGGTGATGCGTTCCCCGAAAGAACAATTGAGCTATTAAAGAATGTTGATGCTGCACTGTTTGGAGCAATTACTTCAAAGCCTGTTAAAGCAGCTGCGTCAGAATTAGTACCCGAACTTCAGAATAAGGGACTTGTTTATCGTTCACCAATAGTGAGGATGAGACAGATGTTTGATTTGTACACTTGTCTAAGACCTTGTAAAGGTTACGACGGAAATCCTCTTAACTATAAAGATAATATCGATCTGGTTGTATTTCGTGAGAACACAGAAGGGATGTATTCAGGGGTCGAGTTTAATCCAGTACCTGCAGAGCTTTCGCAATTGCTGACTAAAATATCAAAACCCTTTGCTCCGTTTAAGGATTTGGCTCCAGACCAGTTTGCTATTTCATGCAAGATTAATACAAAGAAAAGCTCGGAAAGAATTATCAGAGCGGCTTTTGAATTTGCAAAGAAATTTAACAGAAAGAAGGTTACTGTTGTTCATAAATCAAACGTAGTAAGGGCAACAGACGGGCTTTTTCTTGATATGGCAAAAGAAGTTAGAAAAGATTTTCCTGAAATCGCGATGGATGATGCAAACATTGATGCGATTACTATGTGGCTGTTAAAGAATCCGCATAATTACGATGTTCTTGTTGCTCCAAATCTTTTTGGAGATATAATATCAGATTTATGTGCTCAAATGGTCGGCGGTCTTGGGTTTGGCTGCTCGGGAAACATGGGTGAAAAATTAGCGGTATTTGAACCTACACACGGTTCAGCGCCAAAGTACGCAGGGCTTTACAAGGTTAATCCTATTGCAACTATTCTTTCTGCAAAGATGATGCTTGACTGGCTTGGTGAAAAAGAATTGGGAGATAAGATTGAAAAAGCAACAGCAGAAGTTATTAAAGAAGGAAAGGTTAAAACATATGACATGGGCGGTTCAAACACAACGATTGAGATGGCACAGGCTATTGCAGATAAGATTAAATAA
- a CDS encoding glycoside hydrolase family 2 TIM barrel-domain containing protein: protein MNSDTKLSIFLKFKSKSKILITFLFVTILIIPSYPNKSIQAQIKIFERNKNELNNDETIFKSDTRIKIDLGGSWNISFDNSEVFTNINVPFAADYRNSLVINRSFDVNDSLLSKYNFIFYAESINYESEVTINNVIVSRNNGGSKFIYNDIQENLIQNNNNISIKISGALNNSKTFPLASQVNYARNYAGVLGNVYILAVPKIYISESLIKYTFSNDNVIAFTNNISVNSLYIDTLMLEGSSFYVISDIIRISDTVKIFESPITKFDPRNYQNYKLSNILTIKNIDLWSAENPTLYLVRTSLYYKDELIDNVIYETGFKNIVIEGNSILINGLNLAIKGINYFEDQPLNANALDYSSVEKDLKNIKELGFNTIRVPGKSAHPFVVRAAQRIGLYLFQEYPFNEIPSSLLKEESFINEGIDFCSNIIKRDLYSPAILAWGIGNDFDVTVPESERYALKIKEAIRQLDNRPIYYTTKNLTNDKIAGIVGFKGYNLTDHDFNTAKTSIEKLSKTELVFISSLGVATDNNNRNGYGDFRSAEYQAKYLTEIISSLHPKQGFMISSYADFNAEAPFIIHYNESAPSLKTNGIYDYERNPKYSNTIMRRMLNNQGFQKIPEGNVSYSHSKSSNYFIVFGLLIIILLLLVLSKIRYFKDNIVRSVITPRNFLYTIKEQNDVPYFHSIILIIILSSILSLLFSSLLYNIRIESNFELIFSKLIDNFSLKIFAIHILNNPVLLFLMLFLIIAILFFLTYLMTNLLIRLLKRKAILRPSFAVTIWSFVLFVIFLPFGIIFSKIIDTNSSTIILFTVYLYLGVLAYSLVKLINGVKYVFDLGLVKSYFYGVLLIAIIFTLNYYYFFSYKSVGIFIDLINSYN from the coding sequence TTGAATTCAGATACAAAACTATCAATATTCTTGAAATTTAAATCAAAAAGTAAAATATTAATTACTTTTCTTTTTGTTACTATATTAATAATTCCGTCATATCCAAATAAATCAATTCAAGCTCAAATAAAGATTTTTGAGAGGAATAAAAATGAATTGAACAATGATGAAACTATATTTAAATCGGATACAAGAATAAAAATTGATTTAGGAGGAAGCTGGAATATTTCTTTCGATAATTCTGAAGTGTTTACAAACATAAATGTCCCTTTTGCAGCTGATTACAGAAATTCACTCGTTATTAACCGGAGTTTTGATGTAAATGATTCTCTTCTATCAAAGTATAATTTTATATTTTATGCTGAAAGTATTAATTATGAATCCGAAGTTACAATCAACAATGTCATAGTATCAAGAAATAATGGCGGTAGTAAATTTATCTATAACGACATACAAGAGAACTTAATACAGAATAATAACAATATTTCAATCAAAATATCGGGAGCACTTAATAATTCAAAAACTTTCCCACTCGCTTCGCAAGTAAACTATGCACGAAATTATGCTGGTGTTCTTGGCAATGTATACATTCTTGCAGTCCCGAAGATATACATATCCGAATCACTTATTAAATACACATTCTCGAATGATAATGTAATAGCCTTTACAAATAATATCAGTGTTAACTCACTTTACATTGATACACTGATGCTTGAAGGAAGCAGCTTTTATGTAATATCGGACATAATTAGAATTTCAGACACAGTAAAAATATTCGAAAGTCCAATCACAAAATTTGATCCCAGGAATTATCAGAATTACAAGTTATCAAATATATTAACAATAAAGAATATTGACCTTTGGTCTGCAGAGAATCCAACACTGTACTTGGTCAGAACTTCATTATACTATAAGGATGAACTTATTGATAATGTAATTTACGAAACCGGGTTTAAGAATATCGTTATAGAAGGAAATAGTATTTTAATTAATGGATTAAACTTAGCTATAAAAGGTATTAATTATTTTGAAGATCAACCATTAAATGCAAATGCACTAGATTACAGTTCCGTTGAAAAGGACCTCAAAAATATAAAAGAACTTGGATTTAATACCATCAGAGTTCCTGGCAAATCAGCTCATCCTTTTGTTGTTAGAGCTGCTCAAAGAATCGGGCTTTATTTATTCCAAGAATACCCGTTTAATGAAATACCATCGAGTTTATTAAAGGAAGAAAGTTTTATTAATGAGGGAATAGATTTCTGTTCTAATATAATTAAACGTGATTTATATTCACCTGCAATACTTGCATGGGGAATAGGCAATGACTTTGATGTAACAGTACCCGAATCAGAAAGATATGCGTTAAAAATTAAAGAAGCCATAAGACAACTTGACAACCGACCAATTTATTATACTACAAAAAATCTTACAAACGATAAAATTGCGGGCATTGTTGGTTTTAAAGGTTATAATCTAACTGACCATGATTTTAATACTGCTAAAACAAGCATTGAAAAATTAAGCAAAACAGAACTTGTTTTCATTTCATCTCTGGGAGTTGCGACAGATAACAATAACAGAAACGGGTATGGTGATTTCAGAAGTGCAGAATATCAGGCAAAATATCTTACTGAGATTATAAGTTCGTTGCATCCAAAACAGGGATTCATGATTAGCTCATATGCAGATTTTAATGCAGAAGCACCCTTCATTATTCATTACAACGAATCAGCACCGTCTTTGAAAACAAACGGTATCTACGATTATGAAAGAAATCCAAAATACTCAAATACGATTATGAGAAGAATGCTTAATAATCAGGGCTTTCAGAAAATACCGGAAGGAAATGTTTCATACTCACACTCAAAATCATCGAATTATTTCATAGTATTTGGTCTGCTGATAATCATTCTTCTTTTGTTGGTACTAAGCAAAATTCGATATTTTAAAGACAACATTGTTAGAAGCGTAATCACTCCAAGAAATTTTCTATACACTATTAAAGAACAGAATGACGTACCGTATTTTCATAGTATTATACTGATAATTATCCTTTCTTCAATACTTAGCTTGCTATTCAGTTCTCTATTGTACAACATTAGAATTGAATCAAATTTTGAGTTAATCTTTTCAAAATTAATTGACAATTTTTCGTTAAAAATATTTGCAATTCATATATTGAACAATCCGGTTTTATTGTTTTTAATGCTATTTTTAATTATTGCTATTTTATTCTTTTTAACGTACTTAATGACAAATCTTTTAATAAGACTCTTAAAGAGAAAAGCGATATTGCGTCCCTCATTCGCTGTCACGATCTGGTCATTTGTTTTGTTCGTGATATTTCTTCCATTTGGAATAATATTCAGCAAAATAATTGACACAAATAGTTCGACAATAATACTCTTTACAGTATATCTTTACCTGGGTGTACTAGCTTACTCATTAGTTAAATTAATAAATGGAGTAAAATACGTGTTTGATTTAGGCTTGGTAAAATCGTATTTTTACGGTGTTTTACTGATAGCAATAATATTCACTTTAAATTACTATTACTTTTTTTCTTATAAATCCGTCGGTATTTTTATCGATTTAATTAACAGTTATAACTGA
- the smc gene encoding chromosome segregation protein SMC, with translation MYLSKLEIFGFKSFPEKTTIEFSGGVSAIVGPNGSGKSNIVDALRWVLGEQGDKALRSERREDVVFSGTSKRKPLSIAEVALTIQNNRNILPTEYSEVQIARRFYRSGDTEYYLNGTKVRLKDIKTLFLDTGIGPDAYSVIELKMVETILSHVKNERRKMFEEASGIVSYKQNRDLTFKKLESVKETLKRVNDIIREKQRNVSTLERQAKKNEEAKIVFNELKLLEIVFYSYEYDKMHFEIKEIKDHENENITFKAKLESELRLSNSKYDSIQPEIYELERSSSEINDELDEVKDRINKLERDNLVKTEKSKNLNSNIERLTEEIDTLSENLDKNKAKNDELEKVISVLKRTIEISEVSLLEKKANVDRTITLITNKKTEISDIGINVKENLKKFNRQKTEYEKNKFSQENNLERLKHISENSKDLLEEISHLEKEKYSYQEELESVTKSKRNIETELRAEIEKRQKFNNKIESLRREMTDLTINLQNNKSKTEYLQNIIDNFEDFAEGIKHIKNDKTIDYTKTVLDSIEVDDKYKIAVETALGEIANYLIVDDSRYLNKLIDKLSNDDKGKVTFILNDKLMSENSSLIHFDYQYFNPDLLKDSSVLGFADKFITCKNKEDEFLFRYILDEYVIVADLDAAFRLSSDNYYKFITLDGDIVTQSVVRAGGKTKEENIRFGRENQIEKLRKEMFELEDKLRYSEEELNGQISNLNQLNDSEIKLKLDELNKSAVKLNNDISLIDFRLSDLNKNVSENDNVYKKLKEDNEKLTVHINDFIKILSKLENEQSNLEKELSFLTEEYTQVDIEHSQNQSDYSTFLIEFNRLKNELKNEENNLARIQNTLEFQNAQIKKDRLQIEKNKSELEEYAVLISSNIDEIQKLGHERNAIKKRLDDNDEILNIKKSEKEIIEKEQRVKRHEFDKVSQLLVESQIKIREYEIRSEQYTDILYKKYEINIENPPEELLNDLLETKKSYLDEDNHFDEDKALKEIDSLSERLKRLGGGFQQIIWDDFLNEKDELDKMIVQRDDLLESEKDINKTIEKINNEAKERFLKTFEEIRQNFIHIFKELFQEGDEANLKLVFDEDENGKISDDPLEAKIEITAKPRGKRPTSIELLSGGEKTLTAIALLFAIYLVKPSPFCVLDEVDAPLDVANLGRFNRMIRKFSEKTQFILITHNERTMETVDTLYGVTMQEPGVTTIVETRFKDN, from the coding sequence TTGTATTTATCAAAACTTGAAATATTCGGTTTTAAATCTTTTCCTGAGAAAACGACTATTGAATTCAGCGGTGGAGTCTCAGCTATAGTTGGACCTAACGGTTCAGGTAAATCAAATATTGTTGATGCACTGAGATGGGTTTTAGGAGAACAGGGTGATAAAGCTCTCAGAAGTGAAAGAAGAGAAGATGTAGTATTCAGCGGAACGAGTAAAAGAAAACCGTTGAGTATAGCAGAAGTAGCACTTACAATCCAAAATAACCGAAACATTCTCCCAACAGAATATTCAGAGGTACAAATTGCAAGACGATTTTACAGAAGCGGTGATACAGAGTACTATCTGAACGGTACAAAAGTGAGACTAAAAGACATAAAAACGCTTTTTCTTGATACCGGAATCGGACCGGATGCGTATTCGGTTATTGAGCTAAAAATGGTTGAGACTATACTCTCACACGTAAAGAATGAGAGAAGAAAAATGTTTGAAGAAGCATCGGGAATAGTTTCGTATAAACAAAACCGAGACCTTACATTTAAAAAGCTTGAATCTGTAAAAGAAACGCTTAAAAGAGTCAATGATATAATTCGTGAGAAACAGAGAAATGTTTCAACTCTTGAACGACAAGCAAAAAAGAATGAAGAAGCTAAAATTGTTTTTAATGAATTAAAACTGCTGGAAATAGTCTTTTACTCTTACGAATATGATAAGATGCATTTCGAGATTAAGGAGATTAAAGACCATGAAAATGAAAACATAACATTTAAAGCAAAGCTTGAATCAGAACTTCGGCTAAGTAACAGTAAATATGATTCCATTCAGCCGGAAATATACGAACTTGAAAGAAGCTCAAGTGAGATAAATGATGAACTTGATGAGGTAAAGGACCGTATAAACAAACTTGAAAGAGATAATCTTGTTAAAACAGAAAAAAGCAAGAACCTAAACTCAAACATTGAAAGGTTAACAGAGGAGATAGACACACTTTCTGAAAATTTGGACAAGAATAAAGCCAAGAATGATGAACTCGAAAAAGTAATATCGGTACTAAAACGCACAATTGAAATTTCAGAAGTGTCACTTTTAGAGAAAAAAGCAAATGTCGATAGAACCATTACACTGATTACAAATAAGAAGACGGAAATTTCAGATATTGGTATCAACGTTAAGGAGAACTTGAAAAAATTTAATCGGCAGAAGACAGAGTATGAAAAGAACAAATTCTCTCAGGAGAATAATCTTGAACGTCTTAAACATATTTCCGAAAATAGCAAAGATTTACTGGAAGAAATATCACATCTCGAGAAGGAAAAATATTCATATCAGGAAGAACTCGAAAGTGTGACTAAAAGTAAACGAAATATCGAAACTGAACTCAGGGCTGAGATTGAAAAAAGACAAAAATTTAACAATAAAATTGAGTCTCTTCGCAGAGAGATGACAGACCTGACGATAAATCTTCAAAATAACAAGAGCAAAACTGAATATCTTCAGAATATTATAGATAACTTTGAAGATTTCGCAGAAGGAATCAAACATATTAAGAATGATAAAACAATAGATTATACTAAAACTGTTCTTGATTCCATAGAGGTAGACGATAAGTATAAAATTGCAGTAGAAACAGCTCTGGGTGAAATCGCTAATTATTTAATTGTTGATGATTCAAGATACCTTAATAAGCTGATTGATAAACTTTCGAACGATGATAAAGGAAAGGTAACATTCATTCTTAACGACAAACTGATGTCGGAGAACAGTTCTTTAATACATTTTGATTATCAATATTTCAATCCTGATTTACTAAAAGACAGCAGTGTTTTAGGTTTTGCCGATAAATTTATTACGTGTAAAAACAAAGAAGATGAATTTCTTTTCCGATATATTCTCGATGAATATGTAATAGTTGCAGATCTTGATGCAGCTTTTAGACTTTCCTCGGATAACTATTACAAGTTTATTACTCTTGACGGGGATATTGTCACACAAAGCGTTGTAAGAGCAGGCGGTAAAACAAAAGAAGAGAATATCAGATTCGGACGAGAAAACCAAATTGAAAAGTTGAGAAAAGAAATGTTTGAGCTTGAAGACAAGCTCAGGTATAGTGAAGAGGAGTTAAACGGACAAATAAGTAATCTGAACCAATTAAATGATTCAGAAATAAAATTAAAGCTAGATGAACTCAATAAATCTGCAGTTAAACTAAATAATGACATTTCTCTGATAGACTTCAGACTGTCTGACCTAAACAAGAATGTTTCAGAAAACGACAATGTATATAAGAAATTGAAAGAAGATAATGAAAAACTTACAGTCCATATTAATGATTTCATTAAGATACTTTCAAAACTTGAGAATGAGCAATCTAATCTTGAAAAAGAACTTTCCTTTTTAACTGAAGAATATACTCAGGTAGACATCGAGCACTCACAAAACCAATCAGATTATAGCACTTTCCTTATAGAATTCAATCGCCTTAAAAACGAGCTCAAAAATGAAGAAAACAATTTAGCAAGAATACAAAATACACTTGAATTTCAGAACGCACAAATAAAGAAAGATAGACTACAGATTGAAAAGAATAAATCCGAACTTGAAGAATATGCTGTATTAATATCTTCTAATATTGATGAGATTCAGAAACTGGGACATGAAAGGAATGCAATAAAGAAGCGACTTGATGATAATGATGAAATATTGAACATCAAAAAATCGGAGAAGGAGATAATCGAAAAAGAGCAAAGGGTTAAGAGACATGAATTTGATAAGGTATCTCAGCTGTTAGTAGAATCACAAATTAAAATTAGAGAATATGAAATCCGCTCAGAGCAGTATACTGATATCCTTTATAAGAAATATGAGATAAACATTGAAAATCCTCCTGAAGAATTATTAAATGATCTTCTTGAAACTAAAAAAAGTTATTTGGACGAAGACAATCATTTTGATGAGGACAAAGCCTTGAAGGAAATAGATTCTTTATCAGAAAGACTTAAAAGACTTGGAGGTGGTTTCCAGCAGATTATTTGGGATGATTTTCTGAACGAGAAAGATGAATTAGATAAGATGATTGTGCAAAGAGATGATCTCCTTGAGTCTGAGAAAGACATTAACAAAACAATAGAGAAAATCAACAACGAAGCGAAAGAAAGATTTCTAAAGACTTTCGAAGAAATAAGACAGAACTTTATACACATTTTCAAAGAGCTGTTTCAGGAAGGAGATGAAGCTAACCTGAAGCTCGTTTTCGATGAAGATGAAAACGGTAAGATAAGTGATGATCCACTTGAAGCAAAAATCGAAATCACGGCAAAACCAAGGGGTAAAAGACCTACATCTATAGAATTACTATCCGGCGGGGAAAAGACTTTAACGGCAATAGCATTACTGTTTGCTATTTATCTTGTCAAACCGTCACCTTTCTGTGTATTGGATGAAGTTGATGCACCTCTGGATGTGGCAAATCTTGGTAGGTTTAACAGAATGATACGAAAGTTTTCTGAAAAAACACAGTTTATACTTATTACACACAATGAAAGAACAATGGAAACTGTTGATACGCTTTACGGAGTGACCATGCAAGAACCCGGTGTTACAACAATTGTGGAAACAAGATTTAAAGACAACTAA
- a CDS encoding DUF4292 domain-containing protein, translating into MRIIIQILLLISVYCNYSFVYSQENGLEIDSLKEKQDTLGLFEKNNEIFLNSPERLKAIDLIRVVNFNYDKINLISTENIVKIKASSLNQTGNINIRVKKNDSLWFKISGSFAFISKDAVIANVNRYNFIYFDNLNDKVIEGPTTDNNIGAIARIKCTFDDLMNVMSGTGRILYSDYDTLLMSEDSGKIVITLKGKNNKFIKYWINTDKKYVEQYAYINTNKKEYLKIIYSNFVTVSNGYFARKVEIEKPLTKEYMKIVNETYLTNQQDLNFDVEIPSDVNRVKWMN; encoded by the coding sequence TTGAGAATAATAATACAAATATTACTTCTGATATCAGTTTACTGTAACTATTCTTTTGTATATTCACAGGAAAATGGTTTAGAAATTGATTCCTTGAAGGAAAAGCAGGATACGCTTGGCTTATTTGAAAAGAACAATGAGATTTTTCTTAACTCACCGGAAAGACTTAAAGCGATTGACTTAATAAGAGTAGTGAATTTTAATTACGATAAAATTAATCTTATATCTACTGAAAATATCGTTAAGATAAAAGCTTCATCTCTTAATCAAACGGGTAATATTAATATTAGAGTTAAAAAGAATGACAGTTTATGGTTCAAAATATCGGGCAGCTTTGCTTTCATTAGCAAGGATGCCGTGATAGCAAACGTTAACAGGTATAATTTTATTTATTTTGATAATCTTAACGATAAGGTTATTGAGGGTCCGACAACCGATAATAATATCGGTGCAATAGCGAGGATAAAATGTACTTTCGATGACCTGATGAATGTAATGTCGGGAACCGGAAGAATATTATATTCGGATTACGATACTTTATTGATGTCAGAGGACAGTGGCAAAATTGTTATTACATTGAAAGGAAAAAATAACAAATTTATCAAGTACTGGATTAATACAGATAAAAAATACGTTGAGCAATATGCTTATATAAACACTAATAAAAAAGAGTATCTGAAGATAATTTACAGTAATTTTGTTACTGTTTCGAATGGATATTTTGCGAGAAAAGTTGAGATTGAAAAACCTCTTACAAAAGAGTATATGAAAATTGTGAATGAAACATATTTGACAAATCAACAAGATTTAAATTTTGATGTAGAAATTCCAAGCGATGTGAACAGAGTTAAATGGATGAATTAA
- the hemW gene encoding radical SAM family heme chaperone HemW encodes MSLGLYIHIPFCRRRCSYCDFYLTTNMNLINSFVNSAIKEIKLYSIQFHDDKVDTIYFGGGTPSSLKTEFLSDILSAIFNNFNVSKNPEITIECNPEDVIEDKQKFQIIAKTGINRISLGIQSFIDSELLYLTRHHNANDANNSIKILQDIFPNLSIDLIYAMHNQSAENVEYNIRNISRHDIKHVSAYTLILEKGTLMHKQMEKTDLIKQTNKNSEQYYFVISNLLESMGYRHYEVSNYSLPGFESRHNLKYWNFENYLGLGPSAHSFIGNKRFSNVSNLKLYNNFIENNKLPVENDILLNKIQLRNDYFISVFRSGGVEFSKYKRLFNEDFLLKYRKNTEELLNLRLANVSETHFYLTQKGFALADEITLKFVDYL; translated from the coding sequence TTGTCATTAGGATTATACATTCATATTCCATTTTGCCGCAGACGATGCAGTTATTGTGACTTCTATCTGACTACAAATATGAATTTAATAAATTCATTTGTAAATTCTGCCATAAAAGAGATTAAATTGTATTCCATACAATTCCATGATGATAAAGTAGATACGATTTATTTCGGGGGAGGTACTCCAAGTTCTTTAAAAACAGAATTTCTATCAGATATTCTTTCAGCGATATTTAATAATTTTAATGTTTCTAAAAATCCTGAAATAACGATTGAATGCAATCCTGAGGATGTAATAGAAGATAAACAAAAATTTCAAATTATTGCTAAGACCGGTATAAACAGAATAAGCTTAGGGATTCAATCATTCATTGATTCAGAACTACTCTATCTTACAAGACATCACAATGCAAACGATGCGAATAATTCAATCAAGATATTACAGGATATTTTTCCTAATTTAAGTATAGACTTAATCTATGCTATGCATAATCAAAGTGCTGAAAATGTTGAGTATAATATAAGAAATATATCACGTCACGATATAAAGCATGTCTCTGCATATACTTTGATTCTCGAGAAAGGAACCTTGATGCACAAACAAATGGAAAAAACAGATCTGATAAAACAAACCAACAAGAATTCCGAGCAATATTACTTTGTAATTTCTAATTTACTTGAAAGTATGGGATATAGACATTATGAAGTATCAAATTATTCATTACCTGGTTTTGAATCCAGACACAATCTTAAATACTGGAATTTTGAAAACTATCTCGGACTCGGACCGTCGGCTCATTCTTTTATCGGTAATAAAAGATTCTCTAATGTAAGTAATCTAAAGTTATATAATAATTTTATTGAAAATAATAAACTTCCCGTTGAGAACGATATATTATTGAACAAAATACAATTACGTAATGATTACTTCATTTCTGTTTTTAGGAGCGGAGGAGTTGAATTTAGTAAATATAAAAGACTTTTTAATGAAGATTTTTTATTAAAGTACCGGAAAAATACTGAAGAATTATTGAATTTAAGATTGGCGAACGTATCGGAAACGCATTTTTATTTAACACAGAAAGGATTTGCTCTTGCTGATGAAATTACACTAAAATTCGTAGACTATTTATAA
- a CDS encoding YraN family protein yields MYRKDFGKKGEQLAKEELIKKGLKFIASNFTFKKLEIDLVFEDKASKEIVFVEVKTRTSTDYGQPEDAIDSKKQVNIRTAASVFVKLNREFKNHEIRFDIFSILKVGEKYIYKHMVNGF; encoded by the coding sequence ATGTATCGTAAAGATTTTGGAAAAAAGGGTGAACAACTGGCGAAAGAAGAACTTATTAAGAAGGGTCTAAAATTTATTGCGAGTAATTTTACTTTTAAAAAGCTTGAAATTGACCTGGTTTTTGAGGATAAAGCATCAAAAGAAATTGTTTTCGTAGAAGTAAAAACCAGAACATCTACAGATTACGGACAACCCGAAGATGCAATCGATTCAAAGAAACAGGTTAATATTCGAACAGCAGCGTCAGTTTTTGTGAAACTAAATAGGGAATTCAAGAATCATGAAATTAGATTTGATATTTTCAGTATTCTAAAAGTTGGTGAAAAATACATTTATAAACATATGGTTAACGGATTTTGA